TGGAAAGCGAGCTTCAGTTTGCGGAACATTTCCTGATTATTATGGCTCTTAGCAAAAAAATGGAGTACAGCATTGATCTGCCGCCAGAACTGTCCTCCCTTCCCCTCATGCCGCTGATCATCCAGCCAGTGGTTGAAAATGCGATTCAACATGGAATTGAAGGACAACAAGGGGCCCATCGGGTTACGATTGATGTAAAACAGACGGAAGCTGCAATAACGATCAAGGTCTCCGATGACGGCAAAGGTCTTTCACTGGATGATATACGCAGCCTGGAGGCTCGGCTTGAGAGTGATACCCCGCCTGAAGGAATTAAAGGCGTAGGGCTCTGGAATGTAAATCAACGTCTGAAAAATACGTACGGCGAACGTAGCGGGTTACATTTTACTACTAATGATTGGGGCGGTTTGTCCGTCCTGCTGCTCATCAGCATTCCCGAGGTGAAAGGAGATAACTAATGCGATTATTAATTGTGGATGACGGACATTATGTCGTTGAATATATGAAGCACTTACTCGATTGGAACACCTTTGGCATTGATCAGATCGAGACGATGACTAATTCGATTGAAGCCCGAGATATGTTGACTCAAAACCACATCGATATTCTGATCACTGACATCCGAATGCCTGAGGTGTCTGGTATTGATCTGCTTCAACATATCCACCAACATAACTTGCCAACCAAAGTGATCATCCTTTCCGGCTACTCCGAGTTCGAATATGCGCAACAAGGAATCCGTTTAGGTGCGCTCGACTACTTGCTCAAACCTGTCGACAAAGATGATGTGGAGAAAGCCATGTCCAAAGCCATCAATAATATTACAAAGACACGGCCTGCTCAATCTGTTGCATGGGAGAACTTCGATGGACTGGGGTATCTGCTTTCCCTTCTTGGTCATAACGAGACATTAAGGAAGCAATATGATGCTTATACTGAATTTTTAGGGCGTCGTCGTATGTGCTATTTCAGGCTGGACTATTTCACAAAGGAACATGAGGATGTTATAAAACATGCTGTCGGAGACAAACTGGATCGTCTCGTTTGGAATGCGGGAACGGGACTGTTCGGTCTTGTTCCGGAAGAAGCTGCTGCAGAACTGACCATCAAACTGGAGCAATCGGTCGTGTCTCCTCCCTTTTCATTGACTGATCGAAACGTGACCCGACAGATGTTCTACAGGTTCTTTCATAATGAGGACGTACACTCAGAAGACTTCAATGGCATATTCAACCATTCTCCGTCATGCGGTGATTGGGAGTCGGCGGGAAATATCGTTAAGAAATATGATCAAATCCGTCTCCAAAAGCAAAAAATAATCTTTCTCATGGAGACCATTCTATATGTATATCTGGCGGACAAGGATCGGGATGACTCTGAAACCGTGGATTGGATATTCAACCAGTTGCGGCATCCTGATGAACTATCCTCAACTCTCATGGATCGGGTCAGTCGGATCAGAAACAACAAACAGATGTCCATTCAAACCATCGTTGACAAAGTACAAACGTATATCGAAGACCATCTGTCACATGGCCTTAGCCTGGATGAACTGGGGAAAGTTGCACATCTTCATCCCGTTTACTTTTCCAAACTATTTAAACAAGAAACGGGCGAAAATGTGTCAAACTACATTTCCAGGAAAAGGTTAGAGAAAGCTTCTCAATTGCTTCAAGATTCGGAACTCCGTGTAGCCGATATAGCACAGATGGTTGGTTACCGAAAAAATCAATATTTTATCCAGTTGTTCAAAGTGGAATATGGAGTTACTCCCTACCAGTACCGGAGAAATATGATCCATCAATGACTTCGGTTGAATATATTACATAAATGATATGTCCAATGCGGTACCGAAAAAGCCCAACTTCCACTCTTCAGTTTAAAGAGTGAGTTGGGTCTTTGCAGTGCAATTAATGGGTTAGGTCGATCATCTTATCAAAGCAATATGAATCTCTGTCATAACCGTTATGTTCATAAAAAGCATGGGCGTTGGTACGCTTCATTCCGCTACATAAAATAATACTTGATATTCCCCGTTCTTTAGCATAATTTTCAGTCTGTCTTAGTAGTTTTGTACCTATCCCTCTATGTTGCAGATCCCTTTTAACAGCAAGAGCTTGAATATGTAGATAACCAATTGCAACTCCTACGGATAATGCCTGTACAATAGTTACAAAACCGACCA
The nucleotide sequence above comes from Paenibacillus sp. W2I17. Encoded proteins:
- a CDS encoding response regulator codes for the protein MRLLIVDDGHYVVEYMKHLLDWNTFGIDQIETMTNSIEARDMLTQNHIDILITDIRMPEVSGIDLLQHIHQHNLPTKVIILSGYSEFEYAQQGIRLGALDYLLKPVDKDDVEKAMSKAINNITKTRPAQSVAWENFDGLGYLLSLLGHNETLRKQYDAYTEFLGRRRMCYFRLDYFTKEHEDVIKHAVGDKLDRLVWNAGTGLFGLVPEEAAAELTIKLEQSVVSPPFSLTDRNVTRQMFYRFFHNEDVHSEDFNGIFNHSPSCGDWESAGNIVKKYDQIRLQKQKIIFLMETILYVYLADKDRDDSETVDWIFNQLRHPDELSSTLMDRVSRIRNNKQMSIQTIVDKVQTYIEDHLSHGLSLDELGKVAHLHPVYFSKLFKQETGENVSNYISRKRLEKASQLLQDSELRVADIAQMVGYRKNQYFIQLFKVEYGVTPYQYRRNMIHQ
- a CDS encoding GNAT family N-acetyltransferase produces the protein MNIKIREIISDDYDEVVSLWNDVLEIRNVNDANFRVTMEEMNKAGNYKTFVALIENDVVGFVTIVQALSVGVAIGYLHIQALAVKRDLQHRGIGTKLLRQTENYAKERGISSIILCSGMKRTNAHAFYEHNGYDRDSYCFDKMIDLTH